One stretch of Deltaproteobacteria bacterium DNA includes these proteins:
- a CDS encoding hemerythrin domain-containing protein has protein sequence MDNVRGKASVTGYYEADHERLDRLFKMFQTLKRSDFAKAKGAFVDFKTGLQRHIVWEEEILFPVFEEKTGIKDAGPTAVMRLEHREIGAALEAVHQKVKERDPESDREEEKLISLLSEHNRKEEVILYPAIDRFLSPAELEEIFKKMEALPPERYATCCGGH, from the coding sequence ATGGACAATGTAAGAGGGAAAGCATCCGTCACCGGCTATTATGAGGCCGACCATGAGCGGCTGGATCGCCTGTTTAAAATGTTTCAGACCTTGAAGCGGAGCGATTTCGCCAAGGCCAAGGGGGCCTTTGTCGATTTTAAAACCGGCTTGCAGAGGCACATCGTCTGGGAAGAAGAAATCCTTTTTCCGGTTTTTGAGGAAAAAACGGGGATCAAGGACGCGGGCCCGACGGCGGTCATGCGTCTGGAACACCGGGAGATCGGGGCGGCGCTGGAGGCCGTTCATCAGAAGGTAAAAGAGAGGGATCCGGAGAGCGACAGGGAGGAGGAAAAATTGATCTCCCTTCTTTCGGAGCACAACCGGAAGGAGGAGGTTATCCTTTATCCCGCCATCGACCGTTTTTTGAGCCCGGCGGAGCTGGAGGAGATTTTTAAAAAGATGGAGGCCCTGCCCCCGGAGCGTTACGCCACCTGTTGCGGGGGGCATTGA